CCAGCCATAGAAACACGAGCCTTAACCATTTCAGGCGAATCTTCTTTTTTAGGTTTTGGATCAATTATATCCTGAACTTTTACAGAATACTTGGCCACTTCGGCAGCAGCACCAGCAAGGGATTCATCAAGAGAATAATCAAGATCAATCAAGGATTCATTAATGGTAGGAATATTTGAATGTTTATTACGAACCTTCCGAATATCAACGTTAGGATCATAATCAACTTGAAGAGCCTTTTTCCATAATTGAATCAACTCTTCTTGACTAACATATACGCCACCTTTGAAATAAGAAGAAGGAACAACACCTATGGCATGTATATGTGGATGATAATCTCTATTAAGTGGATTATATGTAACTTCATTTGTACGAAAAATCCCCTTAATAGCTTGAAAACGCTTATATGATTTCAATCTATCAAAAGACTTTATTAAATGTGTAATCTCTTCAGATAATCTTTCAGAAGAACAATTTTTAATGGTCAAAGTAATAAAAACGAATTGATAATCAGGATATTTTTTAAGAACTTCATGAGCAACCATCAAAAACTGATGATACACAAAAAGAGACCTACGCCAAGAACACATTGAACATAATCTCTGCTTACAAAAATAAGCACGTTTTAAACGCTTCAAGTGACCTTGTGGACACTCTTCAAACTCAAGTTTAGTTCCACACTTATTCAAAAGATTAGACCGAAGACGATACAAATCAGCTCTATCTCGATCACATACCTTCAAAACATTATAAATGCTGGATAACTTTTCATTTGAAACTTTATGTTTTTTCCACGGTCGAGGTCTGCCAGAGGATGACAGATCAACCAACAAATCAGACATGATAGCCTTTCGGCTTGACCACTCAATTTCAATGTTTTACATTTGAAGGAGCATGGCGAATGCTTTGAGGGTTTCGGCCTCTCATAAGGCTCCGGGTGTTGGTAGCACCTTTGGAGCCTTTTTTATTTTATAGGAAAAATTGCTTTATCTCCCTGTATATCCACAGAACCATCCTTAATGGCCTTTTTAAACTTATCAAAAAGGTTTATTCCAAAATTAACAACAGGAAGAACCCCAACACCTTCAAGTAATACTGCTTGATCAAATCCAATATCAATCATGTTACGAATAAATTGACT
This genomic window from Desulforegula conservatrix Mb1Pa contains:
- a CDS encoding protein rep — encoded protein: MSDLLVDLSSSGRPRPWKKHKVSNEKLSSIYNVLKVCDRDRADLYRLRSNLLNKCGTKLEFEECPQGHLKRLKRAYFCKQRLCSMCSWRRSLFVYHQFLMVAHEVLKKYPDYQFVFITLTIKNCSSERLSEEITHLIKSFDRLKSYKRFQAIKGIFRTNEVTYNPLNRDYHPHIHAIGVVPSSYFKGGVYVSQEELIQLWKKALQVDYDPNVDIRKVRNKHSNIPTINESLIDLDYSLDESLAGAAAEVAKYSVKVQDIIDPKPKKEDSPEMVKARVSMAG